The DNA sequence GTTAAGTCTGATGACGTGAATGGCCGTACTAAGATGTATAAGAACATCGTGGATGGCAACCATCAGATGGAACCGGGCATGCCGGAATCCTTCAACGTACTGTTGAAAGAGATTCGCTCGCTGGGCATCAACATCGAACTGGAAGACGAGTAACTCTCGCTCAAACAGGTCACTGGTGCCGGGGTAAGACCCGGCGCCAGATTGTGCTAACTCCGACGGGAGCAAATCCGTGAAAGACTTATTAAAGTTTCTGAAAGCGCAAACTAAAACCGAAGAGTTTGATGCGATCAAAATTGCTCTGGCATCGCCAGACATGATCCGTTCATGGTCTTTTGGTGAAGTTAAAAAGCCGGAAACCATTAACTACCGTACGTTCAAGCCTGAGCGTGACGGCCTTTTCTGCGCGCGTATTTTCGGGCCAGTAAAAGATTACGAGTGCCTGTGCGGTAAGTACAAGCGCCTGAAACACCGTGGTGTGATCTGTGAGAAGTGCGGCGTTGAAGTGACCCAGACTAAAGTGCGCCGTGAGCGTATGGGCCACATCGAGCTGGCGTCTCCGACCGCTCATATCTGGTTCCTGAAGTCTCTGCCGTCCCGTATCGGCCTGCTGCTCGATATGCCGCTGCGCGATATCGAACGCGTGCTGTACTTCGAATCCTATGTGGTTATCGAAGGCGGTATGACCAACCTGGAACGCCAGCAGATCCTGACTGAAGAACAGTATCTGGACGCGCTGGAAGAGTTCGGCGACGAATTTGACGCGAAGATGGGTGCGGAAGCTATTCAGGCCCTGCTGAAGAGCATGGATCTGGAGCAAGAGTGTGAAACTCTGCGCGAAGAGCTGAACGAAACCAACTCCGAAACCAAGCGTAAAAAGCTGACCAAGCGCATTAAGCTGCTGGAAGCATTTGTTCAGTCTGGCAACAAGCCGGAGTGGATGATCCTGACCGTTCTGCCGGTTCTGCCGCCAGATCTGCGTCCGCTGGTTCCGCTGGATGGCGGTCGTTTTGCGACTTCTGACCTGAACGATTTGTATCGTCGCGTCATTAACCGTAACAACCGTCTGAAACGTCTGCTGGATCTGGCTGCGCCGGACATCATCGTACGCAACGAAAAACGTATGCTGCAGGAAGCGGTCGACGCCCTGCTGGATAACGGTCGTCGCGGCCGTGCGATCACCGGCTCTAACAAACGTCCTCTGAAATCTTTGGCCGATATGATCAAAGGTAAGCAGGGTCGTTTCCGTCAGAACCTGCTCGGTAAGCGTGTTGACTACTCCGGTCGTTCTGTAATCACCGTAGGTCCATACCTGCGTCTGCATCAGTGCGGTCTGCCGAAGAAAATGGCGCTGGAGCTGTTCAAACCGTTCATCTACGGCAAGCTGGAACTGCGTGGCCTGGCCACCACCATCAAAGCCGCGAAGAAAATGGTTGAGCGCGAAGAAGCCGTCGTCTGGGATATCCTGGATGAAGTTATCCGCGAACACCCGGTACTGCTGAACCGTGCGCCAACCCTGCACCGTTTGGGTATCCAGGCATTCGAACCGGTACTGATCGAAGGTAAAGCTATCCAGCTGCACCCGCTGGTTTGTGCGGCATATAACGCCGACTTCGATGGTGACCAGATGGCTGTTCACGTACCGCTGACGCTGGAAGCCCAGCTGGAAGCGCGTGCGCTAATGATGTCTACCAACAACATCCTGTCTCCAGCGAACGGTGAACCAATCATCGTTCCTTCTCAGGACGTTGTACTGGGTCTGTACTACATGACCCGTGACTGTGTTAACGCCAAAGGCGAAGGCATGGTGCTGACTGGCCCGAAAGAAGCTGAGCGTATTTATCGCGCAGGCCTGGCCTCTCTGCATGCGCGCGTAAAAGTGCGTATCACTGAATACGAAAAAGATGCTAACGGCGAGTTCGTTGCGAAAACCAGCCTGATAGATACGACCATTGGTCGTGCCATTCTGTGGATGATCGTGCCGAAGGGTCTGCCTTACTCCATCGTCAACCAGGCGCTGGGTAAGAAAGCAATCTCTAAGATGCTGAATACCTGCTACCGTATTCTGGGCCTGAAACCGACCGTTATTTTTGCGGACCAGACGATGTACACCGGCTTTGCTTATGCAGCGCGTTCAGGTGCATCCGTTGGTATCGATGACATGGTCATCCCGGAGAAAAAATACGAAATCATCAGCGAAGCGGAAGCTGAAGTTGCTGAGATTCAGGAACAGTTCCAGTCCGGTCTGGTTACCGCTGGCGAACGCTATAACAAAGTTATCGATATCTGGGCTGCGGCGAACGATCGTGTATCCAAAGCGATGATGGACAACCTGCAAACTGAAACCGTTATTAACCGTAACGGCGAAGAAGAGCAGCAGGTCTCCTTCAACAGCATCTACATGATGGCCGACTCCGGTGCGCGTGGTTCTGCTGCACAGATTCGTCAGCTTGCCGGTATGCGTGGTCTGATGGCGAAGCCGGATGGCTCCATCATCGAAACGCCGATCACCGCGAACTTCCGTGAAGGTCTGAACGTACTCCAGTACTTCATCTCCACCCACGGTGCGCGTAAAGGTCTGGCGGATACCGCACTGAAAACAGCGAACTCCGGTTACCTGACTCGTCGTCTGGTTGACGTTGCACAGGACCTGGTCGTCACTGAAGACGACTGCGGCACCCTGGAAGGCATCACCATGACGCCGGTTATCGAAGGTGGCGACGTTAAAGAGCCGCTGCGCGATCGCGTACTGGGTCGTGTGACTGCTGAAGACGTTCTGAAGCCGGGTACGGCGGATATTCTGGTTCCTCGCAACACGCTGCTGCACGAGCACTGGTGTGACCTGCTGGAAGAGAACTCCGTTGACTCCGTCAAAGTGCGTTCCGTTGTATCCTGTGACACCGACTTTGGTGTATGTGCGCACTGCTATGGTCGTGACCTGGCGCGTGGCCATATCATCAACAAAGGTGAAGCCATCGGCGTTATCGCGGCACAGTCCATCGGTGAGCCGGGTACACAGCTGACGATGCGTACGTTCCACATCGGTGGTGCGGCATCGCGTGCGGCTGCTGAATCCAGCATCCAGGTGAAAAACAAAGGTAGCATCCGTCTGAGCAATGCGAAGTCGGTTGTTAACTCCAGCGGTAAACTGGTTATTACTTCTCGTAATACCGAGCTGAAGCTGATCGACGAATTCGGCCGTACCAAAGAGAGCTATAAAGTGCCTTACGGCTCCGTTATGGCGAAAGGTGATGGCGAGCAGGTTGCCGGCGGTGAAACCGTAGCAAACTGGGATCCGCACACCATGCCGGTTATCACCGAAGTGAGTGGTTTCGTCCGCTTCACTGACATGATTGACGGCCAGACCATTACTCGTCAGACCGACGAGCTGACCGGTCTGTCTTCTCTGGTGGTTCTGGATTCTGCAGAGCGTACCACTGGCGGTAAAGACCTGCGTCCGGCGCTGAAAATCGTTGATGCTCAGGGCAATGACGTTCTGATCCCTGGCACCGATATGCCTGCGCAGTACTTCCTGCCGGGTAAAGCGATTGTTCAGCTGGAAGATGGCGTCCAGATCAGTTCTGGTGACACCCTGGCGCGTGTACCGCAGGAATCCGGCGGTACCAAGGACATCACCGGTGGTCTGCCGCGCGTTGCCGACCTGTTCGAAGCACGTCGTCCGAAAGAGCCGGCAATCCTGGCTGAAATCAGCGGCATCATTTCCTTCGGTAAAGAAACCAAAGGGAAACGTCGTCTGGTTATCACTCCGGTAGACGGTAGCGATCCGTACGAAGAGATGATTCCGAAATGGCGTCAGCTCAACGTGTTTGAAGGTGAACGTGTAGAACGTGGTGACGTGGTTTCCGACGGTCCGGAAGCGCCGCACGACATTCTGCGTCTGCGTGGTGTTCATGCTGTGACTCGTTACATCGTTAACGAAGTTCAGGACGTATACCGTCTGCAGGGCGTTAAGATTAACGATAAGCACATTGAAGTTATCGTTCGTCAGATGCTGCGTAAAGCCACCATCGAAAGCGCGGGTAGTTCCGACTTCCTGGAAGGCGAACAGGTTGAATACTCTCGCGTCAAGATTGCTAACCGCGATCTGGAAGCGAACGGCAAAGTGGGCGCAACGTTCTCCCGCGATCTGCTGGGTATCACCAAAGCGTCTCTGGCAACCGAATCGTTCATCTCTGCCGCATCGTTCCAGGAGACCACACGTGTCCTGACCGAAGCAGCCGTTGCGGGTAAACGCGACGAACTGCGCGGCCTGAAAGAGAACGTTATCGTGGGTCGTCTGATCCCGGCTGGTACCGGCTATGCGTACCACCAGGATCGTATGCGCCGCCGCGCGGCTGGCGAACTGCCGGCTGCACCGCAGGTCAGCGTGGAAGAAGCTTCTGCGAACCTGGCAGAACTGCTGAACGCAGGTCTGGGCGGTTCTGACAACGATTAATCGTTGATTCGCTAAGCGCTTAAAAAGCCAGTCAGGTCATCTGACTGGCTTTTTTATTGCCTGCTATTTGTTATTTGTCTCATCTACCTTTCTATTACATTTTATTGATGTAATTGCCTCAATTAATTATCAAATAAACCATTCTTATTAGTTATTTATTTTCATTTAAGATTTTCGTCATCAATCAAAGGGTGAAAATCCTACATGTATCAAAAAATAAGCACCGCAAACGCTATATAGTCAAAAAACTAAAATAATCATGTGATTACTTTCCCGGTTCTTTTCGGTTTACCGCAACCGAGGGGATTGTTACGCCTGTCAAAAAGGCGCTGGATGAGGAGAGCTAATAAAAACAAAGCGGAGAGTATTGTCGATATTTAATGGATAGCTTCTGGGGGATGTATGGAGTTTGCTATACAACTTATCATTATCTTAATTTGTTTGTTCTATGGCGCGAAAAAGGGCGGCATTGCGCTCGGCCTTTTAGGCGGTATTGGATTAGTTATTTTAGTTTTTGTTTTTCATCTTCAACCGGGAAAACCACCTGTCGATGTCATGCTGGTGATTATCGCGGTGGTGGCCGCGTCGGCGACGCTGCAGGCCTCCGGTGGTTTAGATGTGATGCTGCAGATTGCCGAGAAACTTCTGCGGCGTAACCCAAAATATGTCTCGATCGTGGCACCTTTCGTCACCTGTACGCTGACGATTCTGTGCGGTACCGGTCACGTGGTCTATACCATCCTGCCAATTATCTACGATGTCGCCATCAAAAATAATATCCGCCCGGAACGTCCTATGGCGGCGAGCTCTATCGGCGCGCAGATGGGCATCATCGCCAGTCCGGTTTCCGTGGCGGTGGTCTCGCTGGTGGCGATGCTCGGCAATTTTACCTTTAACGGTAAGCATCTTGAGTTTCTCGATCTGCTGGCGATAACCATTCCGTCCACGCTGCTGGGGATTCTGGCCATTGGTATCTTCAGCTGGTTTCGCGGTAAAGAACTCGATAAAGACGAAGCCTTCCAGGCCTTTATTGCGGTGCCTGAAAACCATCACTACGTTTATGGCGACACGGCCACGCTGCTGGATAAGAAGCTACCGACCAGTAACTGGATTGCGATGTGGATTTTTCTGGCCTCGATAGCGGTTGTTGCCTTGCTTGGCGCCTTCTCTGAACTGCGTCCGACATTCGACGGTAAGCCGCTTTCAATGGTGCTGGTGATCCAGATGTTCATGCTGCTTTCCGGGGCGCTTATCATCATCATTACCAAAACCAATCCGGCCTCTATTTCTAAAAATGAGGTTTTCCGCTCGGGGATGATCGCCATCGTGGCGGTGTACGGAATTGCGTGGATGGCGGAGACCATGTTCGGCGCGCATATGGCCGAAATTAAAGGCGTCCTGGGAGAGATGGTGAAGGAGTACCCGTGGGCCTATGCCATCGTTCTGCTGCTGGTGTCGAAGTTTGTTAACTCCCAGGCGGCTGCCCTGGCGGCGATAGTGCCGGTGGCGCTGGCGATTGGCGTTGACCCGGCCTATATCGTCGCTTCTGCGCCGGCCTGTTACGGTTATTACATTCTCCCGACTTACCCAAGCGATCTGGCGGCGATTCAGTTCGACCGTTCAGGTACCACGCATATCGGCCGCTTTGTCATTAACCACAGTTTCATTCTGCCAGGACTTATTGGCGTTAGCGTCTCTTGTGTCTTTGGCTGGATATTTGCGGCAATGTACGGATTTCTCTGAGAGGATACAGGCGCCGGTAGCGGCGCCTGTTAACTGCCTGGAATTATTGAGCGAGTGGAATACGGCGGTATAGCTCAATCATGTCGGTGGCCAGATCCTGAATGACCATCGCGTTCATCAGGTGATCCTGAGAGTGAACGGTGATCAGGTTAACCGGAAGCTTGCCGCTGCCTTCATCCAGGCCAATGAGCTGGGTCTGGATTTTATGCGCATGCTTTACGAATTCGTGGGATTCCGCCATTGACTGTTCGGCGGCAGCAAAATCGCCTTTACGCGCCAGCTGCAGCGCGGTTAAAGCAGCGCTGCGCGCTGAACCGGCGTTAACCAGCAGCTCCATGATGATCGTTTCTAAGTCTTCCATCTCTTACTCCATCAGCTTCAGGGCTTTATCAAGCACGGCATCGCCTTTCATCATGCCGTAATCCATCATATCGATAACGGCGACCTTTTTACCCAGCGGGTCGGCCAGCGCCTGTAGCTTGGCCTGCTCATACTTCACCTGAGGACCGAGCAGGATAATATCGGCAGCAGCAAGATTATCTTTAAATTCGGCAACCGGTACGGCTTTGATAGAAACTTCTACACCTTTTTGTTGCGCAGCGGCCTGCATACGTTGAACCAGCATGCTGGTGGACATACCTGCGGCGCAGCATAAAACGATATTCTTCATAGTTCTTGGCCCTTATGTTCCTTGATGTACCATCTTTATCGCGGGCCGGAGGACGGAACAACCGCTTTACGGTGATTGTGTGTAAGTCATCACAAAATAATGAAACCGGTTTCGGTTTGATGACCGAAAACGACAAAAGCCCGGCCTGCCGGGCCTGCAGAAGCGGGTACCATTAAGTACGAACGATCCGATTCTTGCCCTGCTGTTTGGCTTTATAGAGCGCTTCATCAACGCTCACGACGAGCTGCTCCAGAGGCTCCATATTCCATTCTCCCAGTCCCGCACTAAAGGTTACCGACAATCCTTCTTCACGCCAGGAGCGCTGTGCGACGCTCACTCGCCAGCTTTCCAGCAGCATTAAAGCGTTATCAATATGTTCATCGGCGAATATCACCGCGAATTCTTCACCACCGTAGCGGTAAAGTGAAATCTGCAGCGGTTGCAGGATCTGCAGTCCTTCACGGGCGACGTTACGCAGAACGATATCGCCATTAAGATGACCCCAGGTGTCGTTTATTTTTTTGAAGTTATCAATATCAACTAACGCGAGAGAGAAAGGCTGATGATCGTTCATCAGGGCGGCGATATCGCTATCGAAGGCGCGCCGGTTTTTGCAGCCGGTTAGCGCATCAATGGTGGCCTGGCGAACGTAGGTTAATTCACGCTGTTTGTTGCTCTCGATGGCTTTACTGAGCATGGCTTCCAGGCGCGGGGCGCGTTTAACATCACCGGTCTTAATGGCATTGATAATGTTCATCAACACGGTACGCGAGGCATGACGCAGATATAGCCCGAACAGCACGATGACGATAGCGGCCAGGGCAAAACTCCAGGCGACAATATCTGTTTCATGGCGAGTTAAGTTGATTAGCGTCGAGTTATCAACGCGATAAATAATAAACCAGTCGGGATTAGTAAAAGAATAGTAATAATACCAGACGTCTTTCTCTTCATCATAAAGCTGGCCTTCGCCGCTGGTCATTCCATCCATTAGTGTACTGCTAACGTAGGGCTTAAATAACGCGCCAGGATCGGGATGGAGAACAACTTTGCCATCTCGTTGTACAACAAAAAACTCGCCCTGCATTGGGGCGACCATCTGGCGTAACGCATAGCCCATCGACGTCAGATCGAGATGAAACGCGAGGCTGCCTTTCAGGCGACCTGTCGGGGAGATAACCGGTTTATACAGGGTAATGGTCGGATGATGCGTGAAGTAATCGATATAGGGAGTCGTGTAGAGACTAAAGGTACTGGCTTCCGCCTGCTTAATAAACCAG is a window from the Klebsiella oxytoca genome containing:
- the rpoC gene encoding DNA-directed RNA polymerase subunit beta' codes for the protein MKDLLKFLKAQTKTEEFDAIKIALASPDMIRSWSFGEVKKPETINYRTFKPERDGLFCARIFGPVKDYECLCGKYKRLKHRGVICEKCGVEVTQTKVRRERMGHIELASPTAHIWFLKSLPSRIGLLLDMPLRDIERVLYFESYVVIEGGMTNLERQQILTEEQYLDALEEFGDEFDAKMGAEAIQALLKSMDLEQECETLREELNETNSETKRKKLTKRIKLLEAFVQSGNKPEWMILTVLPVLPPDLRPLVPLDGGRFATSDLNDLYRRVINRNNRLKRLLDLAAPDIIVRNEKRMLQEAVDALLDNGRRGRAITGSNKRPLKSLADMIKGKQGRFRQNLLGKRVDYSGRSVITVGPYLRLHQCGLPKKMALELFKPFIYGKLELRGLATTIKAAKKMVEREEAVVWDILDEVIREHPVLLNRAPTLHRLGIQAFEPVLIEGKAIQLHPLVCAAYNADFDGDQMAVHVPLTLEAQLEARALMMSTNNILSPANGEPIIVPSQDVVLGLYYMTRDCVNAKGEGMVLTGPKEAERIYRAGLASLHARVKVRITEYEKDANGEFVAKTSLIDTTIGRAILWMIVPKGLPYSIVNQALGKKAISKMLNTCYRILGLKPTVIFADQTMYTGFAYAARSGASVGIDDMVIPEKKYEIISEAEAEVAEIQEQFQSGLVTAGERYNKVIDIWAAANDRVSKAMMDNLQTETVINRNGEEEQQVSFNSIYMMADSGARGSAAQIRQLAGMRGLMAKPDGSIIETPITANFREGLNVLQYFISTHGARKGLADTALKTANSGYLTRRLVDVAQDLVVTEDDCGTLEGITMTPVIEGGDVKEPLRDRVLGRVTAEDVLKPGTADILVPRNTLLHEHWCDLLEENSVDSVKVRSVVSCDTDFGVCAHCYGRDLARGHIINKGEAIGVIAAQSIGEPGTQLTMRTFHIGGAASRAAAESSIQVKNKGSIRLSNAKSVVNSSGKLVITSRNTELKLIDEFGRTKESYKVPYGSVMAKGDGEQVAGGETVANWDPHTMPVITEVSGFVRFTDMIDGQTITRQTDELTGLSSLVVLDSAERTTGGKDLRPALKIVDAQGNDVLIPGTDMPAQYFLPGKAIVQLEDGVQISSGDTLARVPQESGGTKDITGGLPRVADLFEARRPKEPAILAEISGIISFGKETKGKRRLVITPVDGSDPYEEMIPKWRQLNVFEGERVERGDVVSDGPEAPHDILRLRGVHAVTRYIVNEVQDVYRLQGVKINDKHIEVIVRQMLRKATIESAGSSDFLEGEQVEYSRVKIANRDLEANGKVGATFSRDLLGITKASLATESFISAASFQETTRVLTEAAVAGKRDELRGLKENVIVGRLIPAGTGYAYHQDRMRRRAAGELPAAPQVSVEEASANLAELLNAGLGGSDND
- the dcuB gene encoding anaerobic C4-dicarboxylate transporter DcuB, which produces MEFAIQLIIILICLFYGAKKGGIALGLLGGIGLVILVFVFHLQPGKPPVDVMLVIIAVVAASATLQASGGLDVMLQIAEKLLRRNPKYVSIVAPFVTCTLTILCGTGHVVYTILPIIYDVAIKNNIRPERPMAASSIGAQMGIIASPVSVAVVSLVAMLGNFTFNGKHLEFLDLLAITIPSTLLGILAIGIFSWFRGKELDKDEAFQAFIAVPENHHYVYGDTATLLDKKLPTSNWIAMWIFLASIAVVALLGAFSELRPTFDGKPLSMVLVIQMFMLLSGALIIIITKTNPASISKNEVFRSGMIAIVAVYGIAWMAETMFGAHMAEIKGVLGEMVKEYPWAYAIVLLLVSKFVNSQAAALAAIVPVALAIGVDPAYIVASAPACYGYYILPTYPSDLAAIQFDRSGTTHIGRFVINHSFILPGLIGVSVSCVFGWIFAAMYGFL
- a CDS encoding PTS lactose/cellobiose transporter subunit IIA — translated: MEDLETIIMELLVNAGSARSAALTALQLARKGDFAAAEQSMAESHEFVKHAHKIQTQLIGLDEGSGKLPVNLITVHSQDHLMNAMVIQDLATDMIELYRRIPLAQ
- a CDS encoding PTS sugar transporter subunit IIB, whose amino-acid sequence is MKNIVLCCAAGMSTSMLVQRMQAAAQQKGVEVSIKAVPVAEFKDNLAAADIILLGPQVKYEQAKLQALADPLGKKVAVIDMMDYGMMKGDAVLDKALKLME
- a CDS encoding sensor domain-containing diguanylate cyclase, with the protein product MARHNRKLSFTTPIVIGFAGILFSFLLIAVFTTMTQRKDFLEDYHHINRNFTHNMATNYTETLLRGNDFILTRAATFFARDDELNNAVNVNPEKGLMLLMQLQNMMQSVSSISLADTDGHYLRAPEVLETEDSKSFDAKSRPWFIKQAEASTFSLYTTPYIDYFTHHPTITLYKPVISPTGRLKGSLAFHLDLTSMGYALRQMVAPMQGEFFVVQRDGKVVLHPDPGALFKPYVSSTLMDGMTSGEGQLYDEEKDVWYYYYSFTNPDWFIIYRVDNSTLINLTRHETDIVAWSFALAAIVIVLFGLYLRHASRTVLMNIINAIKTGDVKRAPRLEAMLSKAIESNKQRELTYVRQATIDALTGCKNRRAFDSDIAALMNDHQPFSLALVDIDNFKKINDTWGHLNGDIVLRNVAREGLQILQPLQISLYRYGGEEFAVIFADEHIDNALMLLESWRVSVAQRSWREEGLSVTFSAGLGEWNMEPLEQLVVSVDEALYKAKQQGKNRIVRT